The following nucleotide sequence is from Nitratidesulfovibrio termitidis HI1.
ACTTCGCGGGTGCCGCTGCCGTCCTCGCGGGAATACAGGGTGATGGCCGCGTCCTTGCCGCCCACGTCCTTCCAGTTGGTGATGGCGCCCGCAAAGATGTCGGCCACCTGCTTGCCGGTCAGGCCGGTGACCGGGTTGGCCGGGTTGACCACCACGGCCACGCCGTCAATGGCGAAGGGGAAGGACACCAGGCCGTACTTCTGGATTTCCGCCTCGGTGAGGGGGCGACCGGTGTTGCCGATGGCCACCAGCCCTTCGCCCACCTGCTGCACGCCCACGCCGGAGCCGCCGCCCGCCACCGAGATGCGCAGGGCCGGGTTCACGGTCATGATGCGCTTGGCGGCTTCCTTCATGACCGGGATGTGCGCGGTGCCCCCGGCGATGTCGAGGGAACCGGTGAGGCCGGCTTGAGGCGCGAAGGCATCCAGCGGGGCTGCGGTGGCAGCGGTGGCAAGGGCCAGGGCCAGAATCACGACCAGGGACATGACGACACGAAGACGGCGCATACACCCTCCTTGCGGTGACGGAATGAAATGATGTGTCAGCAGATGCTAACAGCGCCGGGAGGTTACGTGAAATAGGCTGTTTAAATGGAAACGGGCCTGCGTATAGATTTGATCTATGCGCAGGCCCTGAAATGTGCTCATCTTCTGGATGTGCTGGTGGCGCCAGTCGCTACTCGGCCCAGCGCACCTTGACCCCCTCCAGCTTCTTGGCGGCATAGCTGGCCCTGTCGGCCCGCTGGACCAGGCTTTCGCCCGTGTCGGACGGCGTCAGCAGGGCAAGGCCCATGCTCATGTCCACGGCGCCCTTGCAACTGGTCACCACCCCTTCGCGGATGCGCCGGGCAAGACCCTCCATGATCTCCGGGGTCACCTCGGTGACCACCACGGCGAATTCGTCGCCGCCGTAACGGCAGGGAAAGTCCATTCCCTTGCGCACCACCGCGCTGATGCCCGCGGCCACGCGGCGCAGCACGGTATCGCCGGCCTGGTGGCCGTAGGTGTCGTTGATGGCCTTGAACCGGTCAAGGTCGAAGAAGATCAGCCCCAACTGGCGGCCGGTGCGGCGGCTGCGCTCCATCTCGCGTTCAAGGATCATGTGGAATTGCGAATGGTTGAACAGTCCTGTCAGGCCATCGTACATGGCCTGCTGTTTCACCTTTTCTTCCAGGCGGCGGATGCTGGTCAGGTCGCGCCCCACCACGAGAAGGGCCGAGCCTTCGTGCTCGCGGGTGTCCAGTTCGGAAAAGACCAGCTCGAACAGGCCCATGCTGCCGTCGCCCAGTTCCAGCACTGCCTCCACCGGGGCCGCCGGTGACGAGCCGGACAGGTACGCCGCGTCCCAGGTATCGGTAAAGGTGACCGTGGGGCGCGATGCGGCGAACAGGTTCTTGCCCCGCAGCCCGGCGCAGCGGCGCGAGGCCCACGAGATGTGCCCCGTGCGGTCCACGGTGAGCACGATTTCCTGCATGGAATCCAGCAGCCGTTCCAGAAAGTCGCGCTGGCGCAGGTTCTGCACGTCCACGTCGGAGATTTCCGTCACGTCTTCGATAAGCAGCAGCACGTCGTCGTGCGGGGCGTCGCGGCGGCGGTGCAGCGAAACGTAGGCGCACGGCGCGCCCATGCGCCTGCCCGCCGCATCGGTGGGGCAGAACAGGCGGCTGATGAGCGCAGGGCCGCCTTCGTCGGTGAATGTTTGCCATTCCGGGCCGAAATCCAGCCCCAGCGTTTCGGACAGCAGGGGGCGCACCGGCGTGCGGGGGGCCAGTTCGTCGCGGCCCACGTAGTCCAGAAAGCGCCGGTTGGTTTCCATCAGCAACCCTTCACGGTCCAGCCGGGCCACGCCCAGCGGCAGGGCGTCCAGGGTGTCGGCCTTGGCTTCCAGCACGGCCTGCTGGCGGTAGTAGTTTTCCAGCGCCATGGCCATGAAGTGGCAGTACACCAGCAGGGCAGACTTGCGGGCCGGGGGCAGGGCGTCCTTGGGCAGGCGCAGCTGGCCCCAGTCGGTGCCCGAGGCGGACAGCGGCACCCGTTCCTGTCCGGTTTGCCAGGGCAGCCGCGCGAAGGGGGCGGGGCCGGCCTGATGCGGGGCGGGGGTGGTCTCGTCGCCGCTGAACAGCATGTATTCCTCGCCGCCGTGTACCCGCAGGGCCACTTCCCAGCGCTGCACGTTCCAGTACCAGCGCAACTGCCGCCCCAGGGTGGCGGCCAGCGAGGGCAGGCCGCCCGCCACGTGCGACAGCTCCGCCCCCAGGAAATAGAAGGATTGCAGGGTTTCCAGCGACTGTTCGTACAGCCGTGCGCCCACCGGGCGGTCCTGGATGGCCAGTTGGGCCAGCATGGACTTGAAGCGCTGGGCGCAGGCCTCGCGCAGGTTTTCCAGCCCCTGGTCGTCCAGCGAAAGGCGGGTGCGCAGCAGCATTTCGAACTGGATGATCAGCGCGGGGTGGGTGGCCTGTCCGTGCAGCAGGTCGGCCCACTGCGTGCCCAGAATGACCGCCTGGGTCAGGGGCGGGTGGTGGGCCACGCCGTCCAGGTCGTGGTGGCTGGCGATGGCGTCGGCGATGGCCTCGGGCAGGCCCCAGCGGTGGATGATGTTGCGGGCCATGGCCGCGTGGTTGGCGCCCCAGCAGGTGTTTTCCAGCGACAGTTGGTCGCGTTCCAGGCTGGTGATGCAGGCCTTGCCGCGCAGCACCGGGTCTTCGTCGGCCGAGCACAGGTGCATGAACAGGGCAAGGTCTTTCAGCAGCGAGGCCAGGTAGGCCAGGTGGGCCGTGTCGGGCTGCACCCGCAGGGCGATCTGTTCCGCCGCGATGGACGACCAGACCACCAGCCGCCAGTCCTGGTACATGGCCTGCTGGGGGCGCTTCAGCTCGTTGCTTACCCGCTTCTGGAACGACAGCGACAGGGCCAGCTTGAGGATTTCCCGCGTGCCCAGCACCGTGGCGGCGCGTTGCAGGTCGGAAACCTTGGTGCCCAGCCCGTAGTACGGCGAGTTGACCAGGTTCAGCACGGCGGCGGCCAGCATGGGGTCCATGGCCAGGATGCGGGCGATGGTGGAGAATTCTGGAAACGGCGCCACCAGCGCCTGCACCAGTTGCACCATGACCGGGGGAAAGGTGAGTTGCAGGCAGCGATTGATGGCTTCTTCGTCGGCCATGTGCCGACCCTGCGGAACAGTCATGCGCCCCTCCGGTGTGGGGGATTGCGTGGTGCACGGCGCTGCGGGGGGGGGCGCCTGCCGATGCGAGGTCG
It contains:
- a CDS encoding phosphate ABC transporter substrate-binding protein, which gives rise to MRRLRVVMSLVVILALALATAATAAPLDAFAPQAGLTGSLDIAGGTAHIPVMKEAAKRIMTVNPALRISVAGGGSGVGVQQVGEGLVAIGNTGRPLTEAEIQKYGLVSFPFAIDGVAVVVNPANPVTGLTGKQVADIFAGAITNWKDVGGKDAAITLYSREDGSGTREVFVEKALKKGPQAATANVVNSNGAMKTAIAQDPNGIGYVGIGHLGETIKGLHFDGMVPTQENAANGAYTVTRKLYMNTKGAPQGLTKAFIDYIFSPEGQAITKASGYIPLAR
- a CDS encoding sensor domain-containing diguanylate cyclase, translated to MTVPQGRHMADEEAINRCLQLTFPPVMVQLVQALVAPFPEFSTIARILAMDPMLAAAVLNLVNSPYYGLGTKVSDLQRAATVLGTREILKLALSLSFQKRVSNELKRPQQAMYQDWRLVVWSSIAAEQIALRVQPDTAHLAYLASLLKDLALFMHLCSADEDPVLRGKACITSLERDQLSLENTCWGANHAAMARNIIHRWGLPEAIADAIASHHDLDGVAHHPPLTQAVILGTQWADLLHGQATHPALIIQFEMLLRTRLSLDDQGLENLREACAQRFKSMLAQLAIQDRPVGARLYEQSLETLQSFYFLGAELSHVAGGLPSLAATLGRQLRWYWNVQRWEVALRVHGGEEYMLFSGDETTPAPHQAGPAPFARLPWQTGQERVPLSASGTDWGQLRLPKDALPPARKSALLVYCHFMAMALENYYRQQAVLEAKADTLDALPLGVARLDREGLLMETNRRFLDYVGRDELAPRTPVRPLLSETLGLDFGPEWQTFTDEGGPALISRLFCPTDAAGRRMGAPCAYVSLHRRRDAPHDDVLLLIEDVTEISDVDVQNLRQRDFLERLLDSMQEIVLTVDRTGHISWASRRCAGLRGKNLFAASRPTVTFTDTWDAAYLSGSSPAAPVEAVLELGDGSMGLFELVFSELDTREHEGSALLVVGRDLTSIRRLEEKVKQQAMYDGLTGLFNHSQFHMILEREMERSRRTGRQLGLIFFDLDRFKAINDTYGHQAGDTVLRRVAAGISAVVRKGMDFPCRYGGDEFAVVVTEVTPEIMEGLARRIREGVVTSCKGAVDMSMGLALLTPSDTGESLVQRADRASYAAKKLEGVKVRWAE